In one Pseudoclavibacter sp. Marseille-Q3772 genomic region, the following are encoded:
- a CDS encoding cation diffusion facilitator family transporter, whose translation MASEEEHSHHHASPGTARGRLAIAFGITSVIVLAQALGSVVIGSLALLTDTAHALVDASGLLVALIAATMMLRPASSQRTWGFARIEVLAALAQATLLIVVGAYTAIEGISRLTEPPEVPSGELLAFGVIGLIANIAAIFVLAGGKNSSLNMRAAFLEVLNDALGSLGVITAALVIQFTGFQQADALAGLFIAALIVPRAFRILRATVHILMEYTPQGVDLDQVREHILALDHVQDVHDLHASAIGSNLPVISAHVVVSEECFESAHALRILEDVHLCVRTHFPVAIEHATIQLESPSVHEREAAGSLHT comes from the coding sequence ATGGCGAGCGAGGAAGAGCACTCCCACCACCATGCTTCACCGGGAACGGCCCGGGGTCGCCTGGCGATCGCGTTCGGTATTACGTCTGTCATCGTGCTCGCGCAAGCCCTCGGCAGTGTCGTCATCGGAAGCCTTGCTCTGCTCACCGACACGGCACACGCGCTGGTCGATGCCTCGGGGCTGCTGGTGGCCCTGATCGCGGCAACCATGATGCTGCGCCCGGCCAGCAGCCAACGCACCTGGGGATTCGCCCGCATCGAAGTGTTGGCCGCCCTGGCCCAGGCCACCCTCTTGATCGTGGTGGGAGCCTATACAGCCATCGAGGGCATCTCGCGGCTGACCGAGCCCCCCGAGGTCCCTTCCGGGGAGCTGCTCGCCTTCGGGGTGATCGGGCTGATCGCGAACATCGCTGCGATCTTCGTCCTGGCCGGGGGGAAGAACTCCAGCCTGAACATGCGCGCCGCGTTCCTCGAGGTCCTCAACGATGCCCTCGGATCGCTCGGCGTCATCACGGCCGCGCTGGTCATCCAGTTCACCGGGTTCCAGCAGGCCGACGCTCTGGCAGGGCTGTTCATCGCTGCGCTGATCGTGCCCCGAGCGTTCCGCATCCTGCGCGCGACGGTGCACATCCTCATGGAGTACACCCCCCAGGGGGTCGATCTCGATCAAGTTCGCGAGCACATCCTCGCCCTGGATCACGTCCAGGACGTTCACGACCTGCATGCCTCCGCGATCGGCAGTAACCTGCCCGTCATCTCGGCCCACGTCGTGGTCAGCGAGGAGTGCTTCGAATCCGCCCACGCGCTGCGGATCCTCGAAGACGTCCACCTCTGCGTCAGAACACACTTCCCGGTGGCGATCGAGCACGCCACCATCCAGTTGGAGAGCCCGTCCGTGCATGAACGCGAAGCCGCAGGCAGCCTCCACACCTAA
- a CDS encoding metalloregulator ArsR/SmtB family transcription factor, whose protein sequence is MTMIPVVDNAPFEVADGHAALFHALSEPTRLALLQHLSTGEHRVRDLVEHMHLVQSTVSKHLACLRDCGLVTVRTEGRASWFALADPARLTDLLETAETLLATSGASLSLKAHRDHAELEDGEL, encoded by the coding sequence ATGACGATGATTCCGGTGGTGGACAACGCTCCGTTCGAGGTCGCGGACGGCCATGCTGCGCTGTTCCATGCCCTGTCCGAGCCCACTCGATTAGCCCTCCTTCAGCACCTCTCGACCGGTGAGCACCGGGTCCGTGACCTCGTAGAGCACATGCACCTGGTGCAGTCCACCGTGAGCAAGCACCTGGCGTGCCTGCGCGACTGCGGGCTGGTCACCGTGCGCACTGAGGGACGGGCCTCCTGGTTCGCCCTGGCTGATCCGGCCCGGCTCACGGACCTGCTGGAGACCGCGGAGACGTTGCTGGCCACTTCCGGAGCGTCGCTCTCCCTCAAAGCCCACCGTGACCACGCTGAGCTCGAGGACGGGGAGCTGTGA